The Afipia massiliensis genome has a segment encoding these proteins:
- a CDS encoding tetratricopeptide repeat protein — protein MWFRVLPLLAGSRTQAVSARSIWAVCALVVFADVNSARAQDAAEQQQLFQQMVRSPANHEVTFAYVKVATARGDYEAAIGALERLLFYNPKLTRVKYELGALYFRLGSYEMAKRYFKEALASPDIDAITKERIETYLPDTEKQLQPSRFSGFAQTGIRSQSNASFAPGGGVLRLGGQDLALLPTARQKSDINWFGLVGLSHDYDLQNQRGDIIETRAVGYLTEQSRLKDLNVGFVDVSFGPRLALAPELLPGVTIKPYVVGGNTWVGGSSYFSTVGVGVGVKVPVNDKFTFGPDFEWRRSDFRTTDPVAGFNSGDWYTTSLAASWNIAQQIKLDARGLYRRGDSAFAFQSFDQWAMEAALTLEFGPPFVWMSRNWSVAPFVRWIETRFDAPNPFIDPLIARNDNQWSVGALFNAPVTKNFGISAAVQYDKTNSSLPNYRLENFSVMFGPTARF, from the coding sequence ATGTGGTTTCGAGTATTGCCCCTCTTGGCTGGGTCACGGACGCAGGCTGTGTCGGCCCGTAGCATCTGGGCTGTTTGCGCACTTGTTGTGTTTGCTGATGTGAACAGCGCGCGGGCCCAGGATGCGGCAGAGCAGCAGCAACTGTTTCAGCAGATGGTGCGGAGTCCCGCGAACCACGAAGTGACATTCGCTTACGTCAAGGTTGCGACTGCGCGGGGGGACTACGAAGCCGCGATCGGTGCGCTTGAGCGGCTGCTGTTCTACAATCCCAAGCTGACGCGCGTGAAATATGAACTCGGCGCGCTGTATTTCCGGCTCGGCTCTTATGAAATGGCGAAGCGCTATTTCAAGGAAGCTCTCGCGAGTCCGGATATCGATGCCATCACCAAGGAGCGCATCGAAACCTATCTTCCGGATACCGAGAAGCAGCTTCAGCCAAGCCGGTTCTCCGGTTTCGCGCAGACAGGCATCCGCTCGCAGAGCAATGCGAGCTTCGCGCCGGGCGGCGGCGTGCTGCGTCTCGGAGGTCAGGATCTAGCGTTGCTGCCGACCGCGCGGCAGAAGAGCGACATCAACTGGTTCGGGCTCGTCGGCCTCAGCCACGATTATGATTTGCAGAACCAGCGTGGCGACATTATCGAAACGCGCGCGGTTGGATATCTCACCGAGCAATCGCGCCTGAAGGACCTCAACGTCGGCTTCGTCGATGTCAGCTTCGGTCCTCGGCTTGCGCTGGCACCGGAGCTTCTGCCAGGCGTCACCATCAAGCCCTATGTGGTCGGCGGAAACACCTGGGTCGGCGGCTCGTCGTACTTTTCGACGGTAGGCGTCGGCGTCGGCGTGAAGGTTCCGGTGAACGACAAATTCACCTTCGGTCCCGATTTCGAATGGCGTCGCTCAGATTTCAGGACAACCGATCCTGTCGCGGGCTTCAACTCCGGCGATTGGTACACAACCAGCCTTGCGGCGAGCTGGAACATCGCACAGCAGATCAAGCTTGATGCGCGCGGGCTTTATCGGCGGGGCGACTCGGCATTCGCGTTCCAGTCTTTTGACCAGTGGGCAATGGAAGCCGCCTTGACGCTCGAGTTCGGGCCGCCGTTCGTCTGGATGTCACGCAACTGGAGTGTGGCGCCGTTCGTCCGGTGGATCGAAACCCGTTTCGACGCGCCAAATCCGTTTATCGATCCGCTGATTGCACGCAACGATAACCAGTGGTCGGTGGGCGCGCTGTTTAACGCGCCCGTGACTAAGAATTTCGGCATTTCGGCTGCGGTCCAGTACGATAAGACCAATTCCTCGCTGCCGAACTATCGCCTGGAGAATTTCTCCGTGATGTTCGGCCCGACCGCCCGTTTCTGA
- a CDS encoding glycosyltransferase has product MKTVLFAWENGGGFGHIANLGRFAALLRHHEIRPVFVLKHPETARLLETDAEVLQAPPWPVTASDENSFRSTATMHDQLASAGLADEHGLRSLLQAWDHIFKTIAPDLVVADSAPAASMMSHRRIPLIVVGNGYTAPPGEMKRFPPLHRVHPPRWSEDETLGTVNRVLQSLGRPPLERLPQIFSGDAQIILTFSMLDPYDLQRSGPLAGPIFDTPPLEGRKDADHIFVYLSRGVLSKLPFDIVPALLPHASRLIVSAPGMASGQSDDLLRRGAQVYAQHLPLSETLASTRLVIHFGGGGLAAHAIAAGIPQLVVATHIEQLLNGLQLEKARLGKVIDSFQPQADISKSLDAILADDGMRQHAARVGHTHREMLTNMKPLETFEAAALKLLGK; this is encoded by the coding sequence ATGAAGACGGTTCTGTTTGCCTGGGAGAACGGCGGCGGGTTTGGCCATATCGCAAATCTGGGACGCTTTGCTGCGCTGCTGAGGCACCACGAGATACGCCCGGTTTTTGTGCTGAAGCATCCGGAAACCGCGCGTCTGCTGGAGACCGACGCAGAGGTACTTCAGGCTCCGCCGTGGCCGGTGACTGCTTCTGACGAAAATTCCTTTCGCTCGACAGCGACGATGCACGACCAACTGGCATCAGCGGGTCTGGCCGATGAGCATGGCTTGCGATCGTTGCTGCAAGCGTGGGACCACATTTTCAAAACCATTGCTCCGGACCTTGTCGTCGCGGACTCTGCGCCCGCGGCAAGCATGATGTCGCATAGACGGATTCCGTTGATCGTGGTCGGAAACGGATACACCGCCCCTCCCGGCGAAATGAAACGCTTTCCGCCGCTTCATCGTGTTCATCCTCCACGCTGGAGCGAAGACGAAACGCTGGGAACGGTCAATCGCGTGCTGCAATCTCTGGGCCGGCCTCCCCTTGAACGGCTGCCGCAAATATTTTCCGGCGATGCGCAGATCATTCTCACCTTTTCGATGCTCGATCCCTATGATTTGCAGAGATCTGGCCCGCTCGCTGGCCCCATCTTCGACACTCCGCCGCTCGAAGGCCGGAAAGATGCGGACCACATCTTCGTCTACCTGTCGCGAGGCGTGTTATCCAAACTTCCTTTCGACATCGTTCCGGCATTGCTCCCTCATGCCAGCCGTCTCATTGTTTCAGCTCCAGGCATGGCGAGCGGGCAGTCCGACGACCTGTTGCGTCGCGGAGCGCAGGTCTATGCACAACATTTGCCATTGAGCGAGACGTTGGCATCGACACGGCTCGTCATTCATTTCGGCGGAGGCGGACTGGCAGCTCACGCAATTGCCGCGGGTATCCCTCAACTCGTCGTGGCAACTCACATCGAGCAGCTTCTGAACGGGCTCCAGCTCGAAAAGGCACGCCTCGGAAAGGTCATTGATAGTTTCCAGCCACAGGCCGACATCTCCAAGTCGCTGGATGCGATCCTCGCTGACGATGGCATGCGACAACATGCGGCGCGGGTCGGTCATACGCATCGCGAAATGCTGACGAACATGAAGCCGCTTGAAACATTCGAAGCCGCCGCCCTGAAACTTCTCGGCAAATAG
- a CDS encoding thiolase C-terminal domain-containing protein produces the protein MRRNQVAVVGAAETTKLGVIPDVSQIQLHADAALNALADAGLKLSDIDGIATAVETPQQLAHYLGITPTWVDGTSVGGCSFMLHVRHAAAAIEAGLCKTVLITHAESGKSMIGKLPRSIPADSLQGQFEAPFGIYGPPSMFPIPVLRYMKTYGITHEQIAMVSVVQREWAAKNPRAMMKDPITVEDVLNSRMIAYPFRILQCCLVTDGGGALILTSADRAKDFPQKPVYILGTGESVETPMVSQMETFNSSRAFKVAGPTAFREAGIAHKDVDHLMIYDAFAHLPLFGLGDLGFMPHEETGKFIADRNTAIGGKLPMNTNGGGLSYMHSGMYGMYALQESVRQMRGIAPAQVPGAKISVCHGVGGMFAASGTIIFTNER, from the coding sequence ATGCGAAGAAATCAGGTTGCCGTCGTCGGCGCGGCAGAAACCACCAAGCTCGGCGTCATTCCCGACGTATCTCAAATCCAACTGCACGCCGACGCCGCGCTGAACGCACTGGCGGATGCGGGACTAAAGCTGTCGGACATCGACGGTATCGCCACCGCTGTCGAGACGCCGCAACAGCTCGCCCATTACCTCGGCATCACGCCGACCTGGGTCGACGGCACGTCGGTCGGCGGCTGCTCGTTCATGCTTCATGTTCGCCACGCGGCCGCAGCGATTGAAGCCGGTTTGTGCAAGACCGTCCTCATCACCCATGCCGAAAGCGGCAAGTCGATGATCGGCAAGCTGCCGCGCTCGATTCCCGCAGACAGCCTACAGGGCCAATTCGAAGCGCCGTTCGGCATCTATGGCCCGCCGAGCATGTTCCCGATTCCCGTGCTGCGCTACATGAAAACCTACGGCATCACCCACGAGCAAATCGCGATGGTGTCGGTGGTTCAGCGCGAATGGGCCGCGAAGAACCCGCGCGCCATGATGAAGGACCCGATCACCGTCGAGGACGTGCTCAACTCGCGGATGATCGCCTATCCGTTCCGCATTCTTCAGTGCTGCCTCGTCACCGACGGCGGCGGTGCGCTGATCCTGACCAGTGCCGACCGCGCCAAGGACTTCCCGCAAAAGCCGGTTTATATCTTGGGCACCGGCGAGAGCGTCGAAACGCCGATGGTCAGCCAGATGGAAACCTTCAACTCGTCACGCGCGTTCAAGGTTGCGGGACCGACGGCGTTCCGCGAAGCAGGCATTGCACACAAGGACGTCGATCACCTGATGATCTACGACGCCTTTGCACATCTGCCGCTGTTCGGTCTCGGCGATCTCGGCTTCATGCCGCATGAAGAAACCGGCAAGTTCATCGCCGACCGCAACACTGCCATCGGCGGCAAGCTGCCGATGAACACCAACGGCGGCGGTCTCAGCTACATGCATTCGGGCATGTACGGAATGTACGCGCTGCAGGAAAGCGTGCGGCAGATGCGCGGCATCGCGCCGGCACAGGTGCCGGGCGCGAAGATCTCAGTCTGCCACGGCGTCGGCGGCATGTTCGCCGCCAGCGGCACTATCATTTTCACCAACGAACGCTGA
- a CDS encoding Zn-ribbon domain-containing OB-fold protein, whose amino-acid sequence MAAPSRALPVPTPETKHFWEGTQANELRLQRCDDCSNVYFPPRPFCPSCASRKVSAFKASGKGKLYSYVINHRPAAPGFTPPYAIAVVELDEGPRMMSNILDCPQTPEALVLDMKLEVAFEIVSDKITLPQFRPAKG is encoded by the coding sequence ATGGCTGCACCTTCGCGCGCCTTACCGGTGCCTACGCCGGAAACCAAACACTTCTGGGAAGGAACCCAGGCGAATGAGCTGCGTCTGCAACGCTGCGACGACTGCTCGAACGTCTATTTCCCGCCCCGTCCGTTCTGTCCGTCATGCGCCTCGCGCAAGGTCAGCGCGTTCAAGGCCAGCGGCAAGGGCAAGCTTTACAGCTACGTGATCAACCACCGTCCCGCCGCCCCGGGATTCACGCCGCCTTACGCCATCGCGGTTGTCGAACTCGATGAAGGTCCGCGGATGATGAGCAATATTCTCGATTGTCCGCAGACGCCTGAAGCTCTCGTGCTCGACATGAAGCTTGAAGTCGCGTTCGAGATAGTCAGCGACAAGATCACCCTTCCCCAGTTTCGTCCGGCGAAGGGCTAA
- a CDS encoding LysR family transcriptional regulator — MTDQFDWNLVRSFLAITRTGSMTAAAKRLKIDYSTLSRRIAALEASLGSQLFDRRTSGSSLTEAGERLLEMAEQMDQLATSAAQSIGDSKLQANGAVRIGTPDGFGTKFLAQRLGDLSDRHPDLTIELVAMPREFNLSRREADIAVSLTQPSEGRLHSRKLTDYELGLYASREYLARHPAIETAADVPSHRFISYIDDLIFSPELEYAHFVSPDLRPAIKSSNLIAQLNSTIAGAGLCVLPCFIAQTEPELVRVLPSFRLIRTFWLLLHSDLRNIARIRVTADFIAEQAAQAQPLFLPKSQK; from the coding sequence ATGACCGACCAGTTTGACTGGAATCTTGTTCGATCGTTTCTGGCCATTACGCGCACCGGCAGCATGACCGCGGCCGCCAAGCGCCTGAAGATCGACTATTCGACGCTCAGCCGGCGGATTGCCGCGCTGGAAGCGTCGCTGGGCTCCCAGTTGTTTGATCGGCGCACCAGCGGCTCGTCTCTCACCGAGGCCGGCGAGCGGCTGCTCGAAATGGCCGAACAGATGGATCAACTTGCGACCTCGGCAGCGCAGTCGATCGGCGACTCGAAGCTTCAGGCCAACGGCGCGGTGCGGATCGGCACGCCGGACGGCTTCGGCACTAAATTCCTGGCGCAGCGTCTTGGCGACCTCAGCGACCGCCACCCCGATCTCACCATCGAACTCGTCGCAATGCCGCGCGAATTCAACCTCTCCCGCCGCGAGGCCGACATTGCGGTGAGCCTGACGCAACCGAGCGAAGGGCGGCTGCACTCGCGCAAGCTCACAGACTACGAACTCGGGCTCTACGCATCGCGCGAGTATCTCGCCAGGCATCCAGCCATCGAGACCGCCGCGGACGTGCCGTCCCACCGGTTCATTTCGTACATCGACGACCTGATCTTTTCGCCGGAGCTGGAATACGCGCATTTCGTGTCGCCGGACCTGCGGCCGGCGATCAAGAGCTCGAACCTGATTGCGCAACTGAATTCCACCATCGCCGGCGCGGGCCTCTGCGTGTTGCCGTGCTTCATCGCGCAGACCGAGCCGGAACTCGTTCGGGTGTTGCCGAGCTTTCGTTTGATCAGGACATTCTGGCTGTTGCTGCACAGCGACCTGCGCAACATCGCGCGCATCCGGGTCACGGCGGATTTCATTGCCGAACAGGCGGCTCAGGCTCAGCCGCTTTTCCTGCCCAAAAGCCAGAAGTGA
- a CDS encoding glycosyltransferase, with translation MIEYQKAIEHRMQPSFMKPRQEVRTFWTGPNPSYYEELSLRSAVASGARVLLYTYNRSLTVPEGVELVDAREVLSGPLYQFHHNDGDLSLALHSDLFRYLAIQKFGGWYMDLDIVVMASQLPDDKIYLAYQEDGVANAAVMKFPAQSPIMTAAIEEAMRLLPAAGTAAPGADHGIVGPKLITRLSSEYAIDHLVRPKVSAYEIHPNEVLMFFDPRQCEAVFERLASSDFVHLWNDLWRALRIPKNLGPPEGSFLDTLFKRFGIDVPQGARLSFEAVEGWFREFWVMKELKQKLSTQSVPYDALDHLARSIQISGWRPGVRSFGNAETSPQGDHLLAGEPQTLKTFWHGETIGPYQLMCLKSFAASGHRVEVFSYNRDLNVPDWISVEDAAEILPREVVLRPLGEEGAFAIHANLFRYALLQKLGGWWIDPDVLLLKPDLPPGNVFFAGLDVFGRVPTGVLKFPAGHGLLTEALAEVESLSGSLDGWEKSGSALLTSLVERHKLGGKIQNRAPLGPVSWFDVPDLFDPDSAERLSRLCKDFHFLHLHDEVWRRAGIPHDLAPPEGSFLDGQIQKYGVGADFPAKISFRELNRWVAHMYQCLSQRQT, from the coding sequence ATGATTGAATATCAAAAGGCAATCGAACATCGCATGCAGCCGTCTTTTATGAAGCCCCGCCAGGAAGTGCGGACTTTTTGGACAGGACCAAATCCCAGCTACTACGAAGAGCTGTCGCTGCGGAGCGCGGTCGCGTCAGGCGCGCGTGTATTGTTGTACACCTACAATAGAAGCCTGACCGTGCCCGAAGGTGTTGAACTTGTTGATGCGCGTGAGGTTCTGTCCGGCCCGCTCTACCAATTTCATCATAATGACGGCGATCTTTCGCTCGCGCTGCATTCCGATCTGTTCAGATACCTCGCCATCCAGAAATTCGGCGGCTGGTATATGGATCTCGACATTGTCGTGATGGCTTCGCAGCTGCCGGACGACAAGATCTATCTCGCTTACCAGGAAGACGGCGTCGCCAATGCCGCCGTCATGAAATTCCCCGCGCAGTCGCCGATCATGACGGCTGCCATCGAAGAGGCGATGAGGCTTCTGCCGGCAGCAGGGACCGCCGCACCGGGAGCCGATCACGGTATCGTCGGACCGAAACTCATCACGCGTCTCTCGTCCGAGTATGCGATCGACCATTTGGTTCGCCCGAAAGTCAGCGCTTACGAGATTCATCCCAACGAAGTTCTGATGTTCTTCGATCCTAGACAATGTGAGGCAGTTTTTGAGCGGCTGGCCTCAAGCGATTTCGTCCATCTCTGGAATGATCTGTGGCGCGCGCTGCGTATTCCAAAAAACCTCGGGCCGCCTGAAGGCAGCTTTCTGGATACACTGTTCAAGCGTTTTGGAATCGATGTTCCGCAGGGAGCGCGTCTCTCCTTTGAGGCCGTTGAAGGATGGTTTCGCGAATTCTGGGTAATGAAGGAGCTCAAGCAGAAGCTCTCCACCCAGAGTGTGCCGTACGATGCATTGGATCATCTGGCCCGATCAATCCAGATCAGCGGCTGGCGGCCCGGCGTGCGGTCTTTCGGCAATGCCGAGACTTCGCCGCAAGGAGATCATCTACTCGCCGGCGAGCCTCAAACGCTGAAAACATTCTGGCACGGTGAGACGATCGGTCCCTATCAGCTGATGTGCTTGAAGAGCTTCGCGGCCAGCGGACATCGCGTCGAGGTATTTTCCTACAATCGCGACTTGAACGTCCCGGACTGGATATCTGTTGAGGATGCAGCCGAAATCCTGCCACGAGAGGTTGTCCTTAGGCCGTTGGGTGAAGAGGGCGCTTTCGCGATTCACGCAAATCTGTTCCGCTATGCATTGCTTCAGAAACTGGGTGGATGGTGGATCGATCCCGATGTCCTGTTGCTGAAGCCTGATCTTCCGCCGGGCAATGTTTTCTTCGCCGGTTTGGATGTGTTCGGCCGCGTGCCGACCGGCGTTCTGAAATTTCCAGCAGGGCACGGGTTGCTGACGGAAGCGCTGGCGGAAGTTGAAAGTCTTTCCGGTTCGCTGGACGGCTGGGAAAAATCCGGGTCTGCTTTGCTCACATCGCTCGTCGAGCGGCACAAGCTGGGCGGTAAAATTCAGAATCGGGCGCCTCTCGGTCCCGTCTCATGGTTCGATGTGCCGGACTTGTTCGATCCGGACAGCGCCGAGAGATTGAGTCGATTGTGCAAGGATTTTCATTTCCTGCACCTTCATGACGAAGTGTGGCGCCGTGCCGGGATACCGCATGATCTTGCTCCACCTGAGGGCTCATTCCTTGATGGTCAAATCCAGAAGTACGGCGTAGGCGCTGATTTTCCGGCAAAAATTTCCTTCCGCGAATTGAACCGATGGGTCGCGCACATGTACCAATGCCTAAGCCAGAGGCAGACATAG
- a CDS encoding SDR family NAD(P)-dependent oxidoreductase — MSQKKSLDGKVIIVTGAGRGIGREIALLAAAEGAKVVVNDPGVAADGSGTNAAPAEEVVEEIKKRGGTAVANFETVAEAIPASKIIKQAIDTYGKLDGVVNNAGILRDAIFHRMSVEAFESVIKVHLMGSFYTSHAAARIFREQESGAFVHFTSTSGLIGNFGQANYAAAKLGIVGLSKSIALDMERFNVRSNCVSPFAWSRLIGTIPTETEEEKARVARMQQMGPEKIAPLSTFLLGDAAKDVTGQIFAVRMNEIFLMGQSRPLRSIHRAEGWTPQTIAEHGMPALKSSFYKLDRSADIFSWDAI; from the coding sequence ATGTCACAGAAGAAATCGCTGGACGGCAAGGTCATCATCGTCACCGGCGCGGGCCGCGGCATCGGCCGCGAGATCGCGCTGCTCGCCGCCGCAGAAGGCGCCAAGGTCGTGGTCAATGATCCCGGCGTTGCCGCCGACGGATCGGGCACCAATGCGGCGCCCGCCGAAGAGGTCGTCGAGGAAATCAAGAAGCGCGGCGGCACCGCCGTTGCGAATTTCGAGACGGTTGCCGAAGCAATCCCTGCCAGCAAGATCATCAAGCAGGCTATCGACACCTACGGCAAGCTGGATGGCGTCGTGAACAACGCCGGCATCCTGCGCGATGCAATCTTCCATCGCATGAGCGTCGAAGCGTTCGAGTCCGTCATCAAGGTTCACCTGATGGGCTCGTTCTACACCTCGCACGCCGCTGCCCGCATTTTCCGCGAGCAGGAAAGCGGCGCATTTGTCCACTTTACCTCGACCTCGGGCCTGATCGGAAATTTCGGCCAAGCAAACTACGCCGCCGCCAAGCTCGGCATCGTCGGCCTGTCGAAGTCCATCGCACTCGACATGGAACGCTTCAACGTGCGCTCGAACTGCGTGTCGCCGTTCGCATGGAGCCGCCTGATCGGCACCATTCCGACCGAGACCGAGGAAGAGAAGGCCCGCGTCGCGCGCATGCAGCAGATGGGGCCGGAGAAGATCGCGCCGCTGTCCACGTTCCTGCTCGGCGACGCCGCTAAGGACGTCACCGGACAGATCTTCGCGGTCCGCATGAACGAGATCTTCCTGATGGGCCAGTCGCGTCCATTGCGGTCGATCCACCGCGCCGAAGGCTGGACGCCCCAGACCATTGCAGAGCATGGCATGCCCGCACTCAAGTCGTCGTTCTACAAGCTCGACCGTTCCGCGGATATTTTCAGCTGGGATGCGATTTAG
- a CDS encoding metal-dependent hydrolase family protein — MIAWQLMRICLGHFSRIALGWVLVAFASPVAAQQGAPSETLFRNVRVLDVLKGELGPATDVLVRGNRVAAIGASGKAAAGATVIDGQGRTLMPGLIDVHVHISFGSLLFPQLNDPKTSPEKLGTAMSNSAEQMLLRGFTAVRDMGGPIFPLKRAIDAGKTLGPRIWPSGAVVSQTSGHGDFRAPSERSRRFFGKPSRAEEYGATFIADGRDEVLTATRENLRMGASQIKLMAGGGTSSAYDPIDVTQYTSDEMKAAVEAADDWNTYVAVHAYTPRAVRRAIDAGVKCIEHGQLLDEPTIELMARRGIWLSAQNLIPDSPNMTPERRKKRADIIEGNARLWPMAKKHGVKLAWGTDLLFEPELNAQQNALILALRQWFTPAEVLKMVTYDNAQLLALSGPRTPYEGKLGIVEEGALADLILVNGDPLAKLDLIADPGKNFSVIMKDGVIYKGAQR, encoded by the coding sequence ATGATCGCTTGGCAACTGATGCGGATCTGTCTCGGGCATTTTTCCCGGATCGCTCTGGGTTGGGTTTTGGTCGCATTCGCGTCGCCTGTCGCCGCTCAGCAAGGCGCGCCGTCCGAAACGCTATTTCGCAACGTGCGGGTGCTCGACGTCCTGAAGGGCGAGTTGGGCCCGGCCACCGACGTGCTCGTGCGCGGCAACCGGGTCGCAGCCATCGGCGCGTCCGGCAAGGCAGCGGCAGGCGCGACGGTTATCGACGGTCAGGGACGTACCCTGATGCCCGGCTTGATCGATGTTCATGTCCACATCAGCTTCGGAAGTCTGCTGTTTCCGCAGCTCAATGATCCCAAGACCTCGCCCGAGAAACTTGGCACCGCGATGTCGAACTCAGCGGAGCAGATGCTGTTGCGCGGTTTCACCGCCGTTCGCGACATGGGCGGTCCGATCTTTCCGCTGAAGCGCGCCATAGATGCCGGCAAGACCCTTGGCCCACGCATCTGGCCGTCGGGGGCGGTGGTTTCGCAGACGTCCGGCCACGGCGATTTCCGTGCGCCCAGCGAACGGTCGCGGCGCTTCTTCGGCAAGCCATCGCGCGCGGAGGAATACGGCGCAACCTTCATCGCCGATGGCCGCGACGAGGTCCTGACCGCAACGCGCGAGAATCTGCGGATGGGCGCGAGCCAGATCAAGTTGATGGCGGGTGGCGGCACATCATCCGCCTACGATCCCATCGACGTGACGCAATATACATCGGACGAAATGAAAGCCGCCGTCGAGGCCGCCGACGACTGGAACACCTACGTCGCCGTGCATGCCTATACGCCCCGCGCGGTGCGGCGCGCCATCGATGCCGGCGTCAAATGCATCGAGCATGGCCAGTTGCTCGACGAGCCGACCATCGAATTGATGGCCCGACGCGGTATCTGGCTGAGCGCGCAGAATCTTATACCGGACTCGCCCAACATGACTCCGGAGCGGCGCAAGAAGCGCGCAGACATCATCGAAGGCAATGCGCGTCTATGGCCGATGGCGAAAAAACACGGCGTCAAACTTGCGTGGGGTACCGATCTTCTATTCGAGCCGGAACTGAATGCCCAACAGAACGCCCTCATCCTGGCCCTGCGGCAATGGTTTACGCCGGCGGAAGTCCTCAAGATGGTGACCTATGACAACGCGCAACTGCTGGCGTTGAGCGGTCCCCGCACGCCCTACGAAGGCAAACTCGGCATCGTCGAGGAAGGCGCTCTCGCAGACCTAATCCTCGTCAATGGCGATCCGCTCGCGAAACTCGACCTGATCGCCGATCCGGGAAAGAATTTCTCCGTCATCATGAAGGATGGCGTCATCTACAAGGGAGCGCAGCGCTGA
- a CDS encoding FecR family protein — MLFSKETYFTSFLTVLLSTTALIPAAEAQNSGRVGAVNLDATGTPPGAGTRTLTIGTNVIYKERVQTSAQGSTQIMFPDTSTLNVGRNSNIVIDEYVYDPAAGTGKMVATVSKGVMRFVGGQISHTAGVTVKTPVATLGIRGGVATVVYPIPPGFTGSDPKLSQAKGEIVIGHVGSVIIKNNVGSVIVRPGYMTWVSGPNDPIPEPFPIPDFLLQKIMAALTSGPGQTGGISDLPTDQMAARLGFGKTIVTDPAKPPGTDPLGYFSIFDGGNAIAKNKSQSNQTNQVQPPPNTNPGGCYGYCYGN, encoded by the coding sequence ATGTTATTTTCCAAAGAGACATATTTTACGTCGTTTCTGACGGTGCTGCTCTCCACGACTGCACTTATTCCCGCTGCCGAGGCTCAAAACTCCGGGCGGGTCGGTGCCGTCAATCTTGACGCGACCGGGACGCCGCCGGGCGCGGGCACGCGCACGCTCACCATCGGCACCAATGTGATCTACAAGGAGAGGGTGCAGACGTCGGCGCAAGGGTCGACGCAGATCATGTTCCCCGACACCTCGACGCTGAATGTCGGCCGCAACAGCAATATCGTGATCGACGAGTACGTCTACGATCCGGCTGCCGGGACCGGCAAGATGGTGGCGACCGTCTCCAAAGGCGTGATGCGCTTTGTCGGCGGGCAGATCAGCCACACCGCGGGCGTCACGGTGAAGACCCCGGTTGCGACGCTTGGTATTCGCGGCGGCGTCGCTACGGTTGTTTATCCGATCCCGCCGGGTTTCACAGGCTCCGATCCTAAACTGTCGCAGGCGAAGGGCGAGATCGTCATCGGCCATGTCGGTTCGGTCATCATCAAGAACAATGTTGGCTCGGTGATTGTCCGGCCTGGTTACATGACCTGGGTGTCCGGTCCGAACGATCCCATTCCGGAGCCGTTCCCGATCCCCGACTTCCTGTTGCAGAAGATCATGGCCGCGCTGACCAGCGGGCCGGGGCAGACCGGCGGTATCAGCGATCTGCCGACTGACCAGATGGCTGCGCGGCTCGGCTTCGGCAAGACGATCGTCACCGACCCGGCGAAGCCGCCGGGCACGGATCCGCTCGGATACTTTTCGATCTTCGATGGTGGCAACGCCATCGCCAAGAACAAGTCGCAGTCGAACCAGACCAATCAGGTCCAACCACCGCCGAACACAAATCCAGGCGGTTGTTATGGGTATTGCTACGGCAACTGA